In one Phycisphaeraceae bacterium genomic region, the following are encoded:
- a CDS encoding serine/threonine protein kinase has translation MAGSSTTSSISSGSVGAAGDPRPSKGDSYIRAVRAGVFEHDPEFRDRSRFLPPLFPGDVSGHASHAESTSSAPLDYVFASTGQPSLPQDVFNRLRWGGQFVFVSRSEQEVVELATKYRDRRGFIVEREPASMRMRFLGLPIPGLGKVLHYFAARKILLIQPGQTTERFTYDVRLVKCPPPRTGYAVLKQIPELDNVIGRLRERLPEASMDTIVKGARKLVEKIFPVFLTREAAFLSILRRDLPAPYNARVPQIIDLQKDSNGFVRKLYLEWLRNGSAPLTQLEFARQSAELLSVLHDQARVIHLDLRLDNFVITPRGVGFIDFGSAVRVDENLSENPMLRTLFDEMMTTSQIQRDLGKMMRRGKVTSRMIVDSHQKVDKGVDIFYLALQMNDPHSNPDFEGLVAYRPDSREAKALAALTAEVLKPDDPEHPPFASAKDMVAAIEKIERKLANSST, from the coding sequence TTGGCGGGAAGCAGCACAACCAGTTCGATTTCCAGCGGCAGCGTCGGGGCCGCGGGTGATCCTCGCCCCTCGAAAGGCGATAGCTATATCCGTGCAGTACGGGCGGGTGTATTTGAGCATGATCCTGAGTTCCGGGACCGTAGCCGCTTTTTACCGCCGCTTTTTCCAGGTGATGTATCGGGTCATGCGAGTCACGCGGAATCCACGTCATCAGCCCCGCTGGATTACGTGTTCGCCAGCACCGGGCAGCCATCGCTGCCGCAGGATGTTTTCAACCGCTTGCGCTGGGGCGGTCAATTCGTCTTTGTATCGCGCAGCGAGCAGGAGGTAGTTGAGCTGGCTACGAAATATCGTGACCGGCGCGGCTTTATTGTCGAGCGTGAGCCAGCCTCGATGCGCATGCGGTTTCTCGGTTTACCTATTCCCGGTCTGGGTAAAGTGCTGCATTATTTTGCTGCGCGGAAGATTCTGCTCATTCAGCCGGGGCAGACGACGGAGCGGTTTACCTATGACGTCCGTCTGGTGAAATGCCCTCCGCCGCGCACCGGCTATGCGGTACTTAAGCAGATTCCAGAGCTGGATAATGTCATCGGTCGGTTGCGCGAGCGGCTGCCTGAGGCGTCGATGGACACGATCGTCAAAGGTGCCCGCAAGCTGGTCGAAAAAATATTTCCGGTGTTTCTGACCCGCGAAGCTGCATTTTTGTCGATCCTCCGCCGCGACCTGCCTGCTCCGTACAACGCGCGTGTACCGCAGATTATCGACTTGCAAAAAGACTCCAACGGCTTTGTACGCAAACTCTATCTTGAGTGGTTGCGCAACGGCAGCGCGCCGCTTACACAGCTTGAGTTTGCCCGGCAGAGCGCGGAGCTTCTGAGCGTTCTCCACGATCAGGCTCGCGTAATCCATCTCGATTTGCGACTTGATAACTTCGTCATCACCCCCAGAGGGGTTGGATTCATCGATTTTGGCTCGGCAGTGCGGGTGGATGAAAACCTTTCCGAAAATCCAATGCTTCGCACGCTCTTTGACGAAATGATGACCACCTCGCAGATTCAACGCGATCTGGGCAAGATGATGCGCCGCGGCAAAGTCACCTCACGCATGATCGTAGATAGCCATCAGAAGGTGGACAAAGGCGTGGATATTTTTTATCTGGCTCTCCAGATGAACGACCCGCACAGTAACCCGGATTTTGAGGGCCTGGTGGCATACCGACCGGATAGCCGGGAAGCCAAGGCACTGGCGGCACTGACGGCCGAGGTGCTCAAGCCCGACGACCCCGAACATCCGCCTTTTGCTTCCGCCAAAGATATGGTCGCAGCGATCGAGAAAATTGAGCGGAAACTAGCCAACTCGAGTACGTGA
- a CDS encoding BatA domain-containing protein, with protein sequence MQFLSPLLLGGLVLAGIPLIIHLLNRRRFQVVDWAPMQYLKLTLRTNRRRLKLEQWLLLLVRMLVIAVLILAVARPMVSAAGLSGMLGGRGRTSRVLVIDDSLSMGYRAEPQSAFTQAIQVAAKYVESVGSQDTLTVRVTSMPQATLARESHKQAFAQLQKNINSLELSDTLSNWGAVFEKIDEDLRTATFPSKEVTIITDLRKKGWDSGVTAFAERWAAEGVALRILDVGSRQTGNVALTELRQEDAIALPGSAVNLRAQVRNDNAAAAPSEQATLTVGSQQRPTMLPELPPAETSVLPLSVRFDKPGNFPITLALPGAGDPLTEDNTRYVASVVREKLDLVLIDGEPGANPFESETDFLSLAFTAANDSWHVEHVTDPAWLTAPRQEAPPDVIVLANVASLTPQQAGALDRLVRAGTGAMIFMGEQVEPLAWNDRLFAGGKGLLPAQLDGVVDEAVTGLVVEPVETSPLELLRRISTASLSRIKARKYMGITVPDKGVEGVRILARWNGPDGRPAVVEKMVGLGRVILLTTTADRQWSDWPIEPTYVLAVRAAALNLTRGSSQQDNVSVGQPLVYAFHGPDRPLEPNIAVPHRDSVQPLLVEPAEGGFVLRYLDTRRAGIYLMSWKDIQGKPHSHLFAVNIDAGESELEPIADGQLAGLMGRLQPQIVHTKGVTAEKAQQSGKEVWRTLATALLALLVIESMLAVWVGRER encoded by the coding sequence ATGCAGTTCCTCAGTCCCTTGCTTCTGGGCGGCCTGGTGCTCGCCGGTATCCCGCTGATTATCCATCTGCTTAATCGGCGACGGTTTCAGGTCGTGGACTGGGCGCCGATGCAGTATCTCAAGCTCACGCTGCGCACAAACCGGCGGCGTCTAAAACTCGAACAGTGGCTTCTGCTCCTCGTGCGGATGCTCGTCATTGCAGTCTTGATATTGGCTGTGGCGCGGCCGATGGTTTCGGCAGCAGGTCTTTCGGGCATGTTGGGCGGGCGCGGACGGACATCACGTGTGCTGGTGATCGACGATTCACTGAGCATGGGCTATCGCGCTGAGCCGCAATCCGCATTTACTCAGGCGATCCAAGTCGCAGCGAAATATGTCGAATCCGTCGGCTCTCAGGACACGCTGACTGTCCGTGTTACTTCCATGCCGCAGGCCACGTTGGCCAGGGAATCGCACAAGCAGGCCTTCGCCCAGCTTCAGAAAAACATCAACAGCCTCGAGCTGTCGGACACGCTGAGTAACTGGGGCGCGGTCTTCGAAAAGATCGACGAGGACCTGCGCACCGCGACGTTCCCTTCAAAAGAAGTCACGATCATCACCGACTTGCGAAAAAAAGGTTGGGACTCCGGCGTGACCGCATTCGCGGAGCGATGGGCAGCCGAGGGAGTTGCGCTGCGGATCTTGGATGTTGGTAGTCGGCAGACCGGGAACGTGGCACTGACGGAGTTGCGTCAGGAAGATGCAATCGCACTGCCGGGTTCAGCGGTCAATCTGCGGGCACAGGTACGTAATGACAACGCCGCCGCCGCACCGTCGGAGCAGGCGACGTTGACCGTCGGTTCACAGCAGCGGCCGACGATGCTGCCTGAGCTGCCGCCTGCGGAAACCAGCGTGCTGCCGCTCTCTGTTCGGTTTGATAAACCGGGAAACTTTCCCATCACGCTCGCATTACCCGGTGCGGGTGATCCGCTGACGGAGGACAACACGCGATATGTGGCCAGTGTGGTGCGGGAAAAACTCGACCTGGTGCTCATTGATGGTGAACCCGGTGCCAACCCGTTCGAGAGTGAAACCGATTTTCTGTCGCTCGCGTTCACCGCTGCCAACGACTCCTGGCACGTTGAGCATGTCACCGATCCCGCGTGGCTCACCGCGCCGCGTCAGGAGGCGCCGCCTGATGTAATCGTGCTGGCGAATGTCGCATCTTTGACACCGCAGCAGGCCGGCGCGCTGGATCGTCTCGTCCGTGCCGGCACGGGTGCCATGATCTTCATGGGTGAGCAGGTCGAACCGCTCGCATGGAATGATCGCTTATTCGCCGGCGGCAAGGGGCTGCTGCCCGCACAGCTCGATGGTGTAGTCGATGAGGCGGTCACCGGTCTGGTCGTTGAGCCAGTGGAGACATCGCCGCTGGAGTTGCTGCGGAGGATCAGCACCGCTTCGCTCTCGCGGATCAAGGCGCGGAAATACATGGGTATCACCGTGCCGGATAAGGGTGTCGAGGGCGTGCGCATCCTTGCGCGGTGGAATGGGCCTGACGGCCGACCGGCCGTGGTGGAAAAAATGGTGGGACTTGGCCGTGTCATTCTCCTGACTACCACAGCCGATCGACAGTGGAGCGACTGGCCTATCGAACCGACCTATGTGCTCGCGGTTCGGGCAGCAGCACTCAATCTCACACGAGGCAGCAGCCAGCAGGACAATGTCAGCGTCGGTCAACCGCTGGTGTATGCGTTTCACGGCCCGGATCGCCCGCTTGAACCGAACATCGCTGTGCCTCACCGTGATTCGGTGCAACCGCTGCTCGTTGAACCCGCGGAGGGCGGATTTGTGTTGCGCTATCTTGATACCCGTCGCGCGGGCATTTATCTGATGAGTTGGAAAGACATTCAGGGCAAGCCGCACAGCCATCTGTTCGCGGTGAATATCGATGCAGGTGAAAGCGAGCTTGAGCCAATCGCCGACGGACAACTCGCCGGGCTTATGGGTCGTCTTCAACCCCAGATTGTGCATACCAAGGGTGTTACTGCGGAAAAAGCTCAACAGTCGGGAAAAGAAGTATGGCGCACTCTGGCAACCGCCCTGCTGGCGTTGCTTGTGATCGAGTCGATGCTGGCGGTGTGGGTCGGGCGTGAACGATAG
- a CDS encoding MoxR family ATPase — MTLTQAQYDADLDALNRLRAGRDRIREQISGVIVGQTEVVDQLLVCLFARGHCILEGVPGLAKTLLVRTLAQSLSLEFNRIQFTPDLMPTDITGTEVMYEDRASAGGTGERSFRFLHGPVFTNVLLADEINRTPPKTQAALLEGMQERQVTAGGKRYPLPDPFFVLATQNPIEQEGTYPLPEAQLDRFLIKVFVKYPDADDERKIYRLMTGGTPVEPSPVMSGAEMLQLQDIVRRVPISDFCLDYAMNMIRSTRPGEPGIPSFVKEWVLWGVGPRGGQSLILAAKARAALDGRPEVDIEDLRAMAKPVLRHRMVLNYHAEAQGQTPDTVIEQLIRVTPLQKSGEESHARVAGVLKA, encoded by the coding sequence ATAACCTTGACGCAAGCGCAATACGATGCCGACCTTGACGCGCTGAATCGCCTCCGTGCCGGGCGCGACCGAATCCGCGAGCAGATCAGCGGTGTGATCGTCGGCCAGACGGAGGTCGTCGATCAACTCCTGGTCTGTCTTTTCGCTCGCGGACACTGCATCCTGGAGGGTGTACCCGGCCTGGCGAAGACATTGCTGGTGCGCACGCTGGCGCAGAGCTTGTCGCTTGAGTTCAACCGCATTCAATTCACTCCCGATCTGATGCCGACCGACATCACCGGCACCGAGGTGATGTACGAGGATCGAGCTTCCGCAGGCGGCACGGGTGAGCGGTCGTTCCGTTTTCTTCATGGCCCGGTGTTCACCAATGTGCTGTTGGCTGATGAAATCAACCGCACGCCTCCGAAGACTCAGGCCGCATTGCTCGAAGGAATGCAGGAGCGACAGGTCACCGCGGGGGGTAAGCGTTATCCGCTGCCTGATCCGTTCTTTGTGCTCGCGACGCAGAATCCGATTGAGCAGGAGGGCACCTATCCGTTACCCGAAGCTCAACTGGATCGATTTCTCATCAAGGTATTTGTGAAATATCCCGACGCGGACGACGAGCGAAAGATTTACCGTCTGATGACCGGCGGGACACCGGTCGAACCTTCGCCGGTGATGAGCGGCGCGGAAATGCTCCAGCTTCAGGACATCGTCAGGCGTGTGCCGATCAGTGATTTCTGCCTTGATTACGCGATGAACATGATCCGTTCGACCCGTCCGGGTGAGCCGGGTATTCCGAGCTTTGTGAAGGAGTGGGTGCTCTGGGGTGTCGGGCCGCGCGGCGGGCAGTCGCTGATTCTGGCTGCCAAGGCACGAGCAGCACTCGATGGCCGTCCGGAAGTGGACATCGAGGATCTCCGTGCAATGGCCAAGCCGGTACTCCGTCACCGAATGGTGCTCAACTATCACGCCGAAGCGCAAGGCCAGACGCCCGACACCGTGATTGAACAACTCATCCGCGTCACCCCGCTTCAGAAGAGCGGCGAGGAAAGCCATGCCCGAGTCGCCGGCGTACTTAAAGCCTGA
- a CDS encoding creatininase family protein translates to MDRLSAAQVMALSRDTIVVLPLASIEQHGPHLPVGTDSFIGQGIVDLLEAECPETLLMLPMLKFGCSEHHMFFGGTLTLTHETFKQVALEVIESMYRHGFKRFLITNSHGGNRSVGGVIAEKASIHWPDAQTIFVSWFQLAAAKLKPLVEGAYPSVGHACEFETSVMMVLHPDLVNMKKAQDDGPASDVSPFKGDLLGGSSAAWARPFHVMTKRGVFGRPTLATPRKGQRILDVTIGEYKVMLEAAWPGSTKRHSASTAASDRRTKKSRR, encoded by the coding sequence ATGGATCGACTCTCAGCAGCACAGGTCATGGCTCTTTCCCGTGACACGATTGTTGTCCTGCCGCTTGCCAGCATCGAGCAACACGGACCGCACCTACCCGTGGGTACCGACTCGTTTATTGGTCAGGGCATCGTGGATCTGCTCGAAGCGGAGTGCCCGGAAACACTGCTGATGCTGCCCATGTTGAAGTTCGGATGCAGCGAACATCACATGTTTTTCGGTGGGACGCTGACGCTCACACACGAGACTTTTAAGCAGGTAGCTCTCGAAGTCATTGAGTCGATGTACCGCCACGGTTTCAAGCGATTTCTCATTACGAACTCGCACGGCGGAAACCGCTCCGTCGGCGGAGTCATCGCAGAAAAAGCTTCCATTCACTGGCCCGACGCTCAGACCATCTTCGTCAGTTGGTTTCAGCTTGCTGCGGCAAAGCTCAAACCGTTGGTCGAAGGGGCTTATCCCAGCGTCGGTCACGCATGTGAGTTCGAGACCAGCGTGATGATGGTTCTTCACCCCGACCTCGTGAACATGAAGAAAGCCCAGGACGACGGCCCCGCCAGCGATGTCTCGCCATTTAAGGGCGATTTACTCGGCGGGTCGAGCGCAGCGTGGGCGCGACCGTTCCATGTCATGACGAAGCGCGGTGTCTTTGGCCGTCCGACACTGGCGACGCCGCGCAAAGGACAGCGCATTTTGGATGTGACCATCGGTGAATACAAAGTGATGCTCGAAGCAGCGTGGCCGGGATCGACAAAACGTCATTCCGCTTCAACTGCTGCTTCCGACCGACGTACCAAAAAATCCCGCAGATAA
- a CDS encoding type II secretion system protein, with protein sequence MKKRTPAAFTLIELLVVISIIAMLVAMLLPALQRARATVLRVKCASNLRQMGLGNEIYMSDFNRWLLGYKDWYGFSPNALDIYGTPIPYWRDVWADSIRWCPALLGDINVVKPDTAHYFGPLVTDPYGRNWSQLYFWSGYTRPMLNGWTMPILGRDGDGRLYSEYPAHQGDTYSVQPLRDYVRPEVRGLAQDRYGATQVYYGLTWDPSLTKPMAADMIGRLPYGWISAHNRFGVCKTLTAEGMILPDGGNTLWIDGSVIWSGLDLASTSLPEYREVATRRSGYTTEHWTWETFGSINAYRTRPGR encoded by the coding sequence ATGAAAAAACGAACACCAGCGGCGTTTACCTTAATCGAACTTCTGGTCGTGATTTCGATTATTGCGATGCTTGTGGCCATGCTCCTGCCGGCATTGCAGAGAGCACGCGCTACGGTGTTGCGCGTCAAATGCGCCAGCAACCTGCGGCAGATGGGCCTGGGCAACGAAATCTACATGTCCGACTTCAATCGGTGGCTGCTGGGTTACAAAGACTGGTATGGCTTTTCCCCCAACGCGCTGGACATTTACGGCACACCTATTCCATATTGGCGCGATGTCTGGGCTGACAGCATCCGCTGGTGTCCAGCTTTGCTGGGTGACATTAACGTAGTCAAGCCGGATACAGCGCATTACTTTGGACCGCTGGTCACTGACCCCTACGGCCGTAACTGGTCGCAGCTATATTTCTGGAGCGGATACACACGACCAATGCTCAACGGCTGGACCATGCCGATCCTCGGCAGGGATGGTGACGGCAGACTCTATTCCGAGTATCCAGCCCATCAGGGTGATACTTACTCGGTCCAGCCGCTGCGCGATTATGTACGCCCCGAAGTACGCGGTCTGGCGCAGGATCGTTATGGAGCGACACAGGTTTACTATGGTCTGACTTGGGATCCTTCACTCACCAAGCCCATGGCAGCGGACATGATCGGACGCCTGCCCTACGGTTGGATTTCAGCACACAATCGCTTCGGTGTCTGTAAAACGCTCACCGCGGAAGGAATGATTCTGCCCGATGGCGGAAACACCTTGTGGATTGACGGCAGCGTGATCTGGTCTGGACTCGATCTGGCGTCAACATCCCTTCCTGAATATCGTGAGGTCGCCACTCGTCGATCTGGTTACACCACCGAGCATTGGACGTGGGAAACCTTTGGCAGCATCAATGCATATCGCACCCGACCCGGTCGATGA
- a CDS encoding DUF58 domain-containing protein — protein MPESPAYLKPEVLAQITRLGLRAQHVVEGSISGLHRSPLHGVSVEFADYREYAPGDDLKRLDWRAYARSNRYFIKRYEEESNLRCTILLDASASMRYGGKSAAAAAGTSWTKWDYAATIACSIATMLIRQRDAVGLAIFDEEERAFLRAAATPSQMAKLVDVIEKTRPQRQTSLASAISKVADQIRNRGLVVMISDLLTDLDSFYKGLGRLQYQGHEIIVIQVLDADEIELPFNDSVLFKDIEGSEEIFAEPWAFRKAYKHAMEEFIGEVGKRCRFGGIDHLLIKTNEDLGKAMSFYLHQRQRFAGLRRGGSMTSDQRFAPPATPTTSPPATAPQTETGE, from the coding sequence ATGCCCGAGTCGCCGGCGTACTTAAAGCCTGAAGTCCTCGCACAGATCACGCGGCTGGGATTGCGCGCCCAGCACGTCGTCGAGGGCTCGATCTCCGGTCTGCATCGCAGCCCGCTGCACGGTGTCTCCGTGGAGTTTGCCGATTACCGTGAGTACGCGCCGGGTGATGACCTTAAACGCCTCGACTGGCGCGCTTACGCCCGGTCGAACCGCTACTTCATCAAGCGATACGAAGAAGAAAGCAACCTCCGATGCACCATTTTGCTCGACGCCAGTGCATCAATGCGTTATGGCGGCAAAAGTGCCGCTGCCGCAGCGGGAACCTCGTGGACCAAGTGGGACTACGCCGCGACAATCGCCTGTTCCATCGCCACGATGCTCATTCGTCAGCGTGATGCGGTGGGGCTGGCGATCTTCGACGAAGAGGAGCGGGCATTCCTCCGTGCCGCGGCCACCCCTTCGCAGATGGCCAAGCTCGTCGATGTGATCGAAAAGACTCGACCTCAGCGACAGACGAGTCTGGCGTCGGCTATCAGCAAAGTCGCCGATCAGATCCGCAATCGCGGCTTGGTTGTGATGATCTCCGACCTGCTGACGGACCTCGACTCGTTCTATAAAGGACTCGGCAGGCTCCAGTATCAGGGTCATGAAATCATCGTGATCCAGGTGCTCGATGCCGACGAGATCGAGCTGCCATTCAATGACTCGGTGTTATTCAAGGATATCGAAGGTTCTGAGGAAATCTTCGCGGAGCCTTGGGCATTTCGTAAAGCCTACAAACATGCAATGGAGGAGTTCATTGGTGAAGTCGGCAAACGATGCCGGTTTGGCGGGATCGATCATCTGCTAATCAAGACCAACGAAGACCTGGGCAAAGCGATGAGTTTCTACCTGCATCAGCGTCAGCGATTTGCCGGGCTTCGTCGCGGCGGGAGCATGACCAGCGACCAGCGTTTTGCCCCGCCGGCCACGCCGACAACGTCCCCGCCTGCTACTGCGCCTCAGACGGAAACGGGAGAATAG
- a CDS encoding terpene cyclase/mutase family protein, with amino-acid sequence MMRRQGVTLVLTWLLTAMLFTQQTRADDLYPRHITPRTLKAVNAGLEYLAKTQNQDGYWSNGNDGSAYPVSMASLAGMAFLANGNTPTRGPYADNVRRIVEFLSRNTTESGLITGPTQEQGRPMYGHGFALMFLASVHGMENDDRVRERLKKIIIRAIDLTAKGQSPIGGWTYTPGGGDEGSVTVTQMQALRAAHNAGFTVPKGTIEEAVRYLERCRTAEGGIEYSYSGGRGGGQTRLPISAAAIATLYNAGEYDSKLANDCMEYVEKQFKIKTGWSKGEGHDYYTHLYAAQAFYQAGDKHWDNYFPATRDQLIALQKPDGSWSGDGIGQIYGTSVALTILQLPYKFLPIYQR; translated from the coding sequence ATGATGCGGCGACAAGGTGTGACGCTCGTGTTGACGTGGCTGCTGACAGCGATGCTGTTTACCCAGCAGACGCGGGCGGATGACCTCTATCCGCGTCATATCACGCCGCGCACGCTCAAGGCTGTAAATGCCGGGTTGGAATACCTCGCCAAAACGCAGAATCAAGACGGCTACTGGTCGAACGGAAATGACGGCTCTGCCTATCCGGTGAGCATGGCATCGCTGGCGGGGATGGCATTTCTGGCAAACGGCAACACGCCCACTCGCGGCCCCTACGCGGACAACGTCCGACGAATCGTGGAGTTTCTTTCACGCAACACCACGGAGTCGGGTCTGATCACCGGACCTACTCAGGAGCAAGGCCGGCCGATGTACGGTCACGGGTTTGCACTGATGTTTCTTGCTTCCGTACACGGGATGGAAAACGATGATCGCGTGCGCGAGCGGTTGAAAAAAATCATCATCCGAGCGATTGATCTGACCGCCAAGGGACAGAGTCCCATCGGAGGCTGGACTTATACGCCGGGCGGTGGCGATGAAGGATCCGTCACCGTGACGCAGATGCAGGCACTCCGCGCAGCCCACAATGCGGGATTTACCGTGCCCAAGGGGACCATTGAGGAAGCGGTGCGATACCTCGAACGATGCCGCACTGCGGAAGGCGGCATCGAGTATTCTTACAGCGGCGGCCGCGGCGGCGGGCAAACACGCCTGCCGATTTCCGCGGCTGCCATCGCAACGCTCTACAACGCCGGCGAATACGATTCCAAGCTCGCCAACGACTGCATGGAATACGTCGAGAAACAGTTCAAAATCAAAACCGGCTGGAGCAAGGGTGAAGGTCACGATTACTACACCCATCTGTATGCGGCACAGGCGTTTTATCAGGCTGGTGATAAGCACTGGGACAATTACTTCCCGGCAACACGAGATCAGTTAATCGCCCTGCAAAAACCGGATGGATCATGGAGCGGTGACGGGATCGGTCAGATTTACGGTACGAGCGTTGCGCTAACCATCCTTCAGTTGCCCTACAAGTTTCTACCGATTTATCAGCGCTGA
- a CDS encoding GntR family transcriptional regulator, translated as MSVTLEHRAYTHLRQKLLSRSLAPGVALREAVLGKEVGVSRTPMRQAIRRLEREGLVVQVPGLGAFIKEPSAQEMRQAMETRLALERASAAYAARRITPGLLAELQFVVRQMRQVARVIRDAGGCDISATHRQQFHELDERFHQFVLQAADNQQMLRIVSEMQLLHQFFSGMAVPPITGANAVKHIARMCREHYKIMRAIAAGDTTRAAQSMSDHLERALQDWTRFMDAQSGR; from the coding sequence ATGTCGGTTACCCTTGAACATCGCGCTTACACTCATTTGCGACAAAAGCTGCTCAGTCGTTCCTTGGCTCCGGGTGTCGCTTTGCGCGAAGCAGTATTGGGTAAGGAAGTTGGTGTAAGTCGGACGCCGATGCGTCAGGCGATTCGCCGACTTGAGCGCGAAGGCTTAGTTGTGCAGGTGCCTGGTCTGGGAGCATTTATCAAGGAGCCTAGTGCTCAGGAAATGCGTCAGGCTATGGAAACGCGGTTGGCTCTGGAGCGGGCGTCAGCTGCTTACGCAGCCCGTCGTATCACGCCCGGACTGCTGGCGGAACTTCAGTTTGTTGTTCGTCAGATGCGTCAAGTTGCACGAGTTATTCGCGATGCGGGTGGTTGTGACATATCCGCCACCCATCGGCAGCAGTTCCACGAGCTTGACGAGCGGTTCCATCAGTTTGTGTTGCAGGCCGCGGACAATCAGCAAATGCTTCGCATTGTCAGCGAGATGCAACTCCTTCATCAATTCTTCAGCGGCATGGCTGTGCCTCCGATCACCGGAGCAAACGCAGTCAAACACATCGCCCGCATGTGCAGAGAACACTACAAAATCATGCGTGCGATTGCCGCTGGCGATACGACGCGGGCAGCCCAATCGATGAGCGATCATCTCGAAAGGGCTTTGCAGGATTGGACTCGGTTCATGGACGCCCAGTCCGGTCGTTGA